The genomic window TAATTGCCGGAGCCACAGGAACTGGAAAAACTAAAACTATTCAGGTTTTTTCAGAGCAGCTTTCTAATGCTGGAATTCCAGTTTTAATGATGGATATTAAAGGTGATTTTAGCGGAATTGCAAAAGAAGGAAAAGAGGAAGGTTTTATTACAGAAAGACACACCAAAATAAACATACCTTATAATACAGCTGCTTTTCCTGTAGAGCTAATGTCTTTGTCCCAACAGCATGGAGTTCGACTGCGCGCAACTGTTTCTGAGTTTGGACCGGTTTTATTTTCCAGAATTTTAGATCTTAATGATACTCAGGCTGGAGTTGTTGCGGTGATCTTTAAATACTGCGATGATAATCAAATGCCTTTATTGGACTTAAAAGACATTAAAAAAGTAATCAATTATATTACAGAAGAAGGCAAAGATGAAATCACTGCAAGTTATGGTAAAATTTCAACTGCAACTACTGGTACAATTCTTAGAAAAATTATCGAATTAGAGCAGCAGGGCGGTGATTTATTTTTTGGCGAATTATCTTTTGAAACTGATGATTTAATGAGAATTGATGAAAACGGAAAAGGTTATGTAAATATCATCCGCTTGACGGATATTCAGGATAAACCAAAATTATTCTCGACTTTTATGTTAAGTCTTTTGGCGGAAATTTATCAAAAAATGCCTGAGAAAGGAGATGCAGACCAGCCAGAATTAGTAATTTTTATTGATGAAGCGCATTTAATTTTCAATGAAGCCAGCAAAGCATTGTTAGAGCAAATTGAAACTATTGTAAAATTAATTCGTTCTAAAGGTGTCGGAGTTTATTTTGTGACTCAAAACCCGATGGATGTTCCAAGCGGTGTTTTGGCACAATTAGGATTGAAAATTCAGCACGCGCTTAGAGCTTTCACGGCAAATGACCGCCAGGCGATTAAAAAAACAGCAGACAATTATCCAACTTCTGAGTTTTACAAAACAGATGAATTACTAACCAGTTTGGGAATTGGAGAAGCTTTGGTCACAGCACTAAACGAAAAAGGTGTTCCAACTCCGCTTGTTGCTACAATGATGCGTGCGCCTCAAAGTCGTATGGATATTTTATCTTCTTCTGAAATTGATGAAATAAACAGCAAATCGAAATTGGTTAAAAAATATGCTGAAGAAATAGATAGAGAAAGCGCTTATGAAATACTGACAAAGAAAATTGAAAGTGCTAATCAAGCTGCTGTCGAACAACAAGAACAAGCTCCTGCAAGATCTTCAAAAGCAGAACCAAGTACAG from Flavobacterium fluviale includes these protein-coding regions:
- a CDS encoding helicase HerA-like domain-containing protein, whose amino-acid sequence is MNKKDNFIAAINSGYSSKGDSIILGGAILDGEPLAEAHVKIPLKTLNRHGLIAGATGTGKTKTIQVFSEQLSNAGIPVLMMDIKGDFSGIAKEGKEEGFITERHTKINIPYNTAAFPVELMSLSQQHGVRLRATVSEFGPVLFSRILDLNDTQAGVVAVIFKYCDDNQMPLLDLKDIKKVINYITEEGKDEITASYGKISTATTGTILRKIIELEQQGGDLFFGELSFETDDLMRIDENGKGYVNIIRLTDIQDKPKLFSTFMLSLLAEIYQKMPEKGDADQPELVIFIDEAHLIFNEASKALLEQIETIVKLIRSKGVGVYFVTQNPMDVPSGVLAQLGLKIQHALRAFTANDRQAIKKTADNYPTSEFYKTDELLTSLGIGEALVTALNEKGVPTPLVATMMRAPQSRMDILSSSEIDEINSKSKLVKKYAEEIDRESAYEILTKKIESANQAAVEQQEQAPARSSKAEPSTASVVGKSVLKVVTSATFIRGVFGVLTKIFKK